A single region of the Thermodesulfatator indicus DSM 15286 genome encodes:
- a CDS encoding HDOD domain-containing protein, translating into MKAETLRLINKYKRTANLPSFEETALALERLRLEYYPTTERMVRIVLLDPGLCCQLLRTGNSVFYNPMGLPMKTISRVISLLGYENLKSLAKGPHFSKEDLKNKELSRELAISILAAHFAGKAALKKNLNAEEAYLATLLKRLGRLILLLYSPEYYEKIKSLPPRQRKEAFYVVGEKLAKQWNFPEFILNNLEGREVFIRPKRLEHLCLYADLMAAGIVAEKGPLGWENLFHSLDEVDEVIKNFSKNAGHLPDPILSQLKIEISAKPSLSDVKVGPYLPEEALNLAQKFLTSLCEELSAEGQLIYREGERFFQMDSQGEKEIKEGSFKRFLMSNEIVAYDGRVYLPVAFHKLPAILMVIDYQKPLSNEELYGLRFIKRTLEDLLEKL; encoded by the coding sequence ATGAAAGCCGAAACTTTACGTTTAATAAACAAATACAAGCGCACAGCCAATCTTCCTTCATTTGAGGAAACGGCACTTGCCCTTGAGAGGCTCAGGCTTGAATACTATCCGACCACAGAACGCATGGTAAGAATTGTGCTTCTTGACCCTGGGCTTTGTTGTCAGCTTTTGCGTACGGGAAACTCGGTCTTTTACAATCCCATGGGCCTCCCCATGAAGACTATTTCGAGAGTGATATCTCTTCTTGGCTATGAAAATTTAAAGAGCCTGGCTAAAGGTCCTCATTTTTCCAAAGAAGACCTTAAAAACAAGGAACTAAGTAGAGAATTGGCCATATCCATATTAGCGGCGCATTTTGCCGGAAAAGCAGCGCTAAAAAAGAACTTAAACGCCGAAGAAGCTTATCTAGCTACTCTTTTAAAACGCCTGGGACGATTGATTTTGCTCCTATATAGCCCGGAATACTATGAAAAGATAAAAAGCTTACCCCCGCGCCAGAGAAAAGAAGCCTTTTACGTGGTGGGAGAAAAACTGGCCAAGCAATGGAATTTCCCCGAGTTTATTTTGAATAATTTGGAAGGACGAGAAGTTTTTATTCGTCCAAAAAGGCTTGAACACCTTTGCCTTTACGCTGATCTTATGGCCGCAGGCATCGTAGCGGAAAAAGGGCCTCTTGGCTGGGAGAACCTCTTTCACTCTCTGGACGAAGTTGACGAAGTTATCAAAAATTTTTCTAAAAACGCTGGCCATTTGCCAGACCCAATTCTAAGTCAACTAAAAATAGAAATCTCGGCCAAACCTTCTTTGTCTGACGTAAAAGTTGGCCCTTATTTACCTGAAGAGGCCCTAAATCTAGCCCAAAAGTTTTTAACAAGCCTTTGTGAAGAACTTTCTGCTGAGGGTCAACTGATATATCGTGAAGGAGAAAGATTTTTCCAGATGGATTCGCAAGGTGAAAAAGAAATAAAAGAGGGGTCTTTTAAACGTTTTCTTATGAGCAATGAAATTGTAGCTTACGATGGCCGTGTTTATCTACCTGTGGCCTTTCATAAATTGCCAGCTATTTTAATGGTAATTGACTACCAAAAACCCTTGAGTAATGAAGAGCTTTACGGCCTACGTTTTATAAAACGCACATTAGAAGATCTACTGGAAAAGTTATAA
- a CDS encoding metallophosphoesterase family protein, giving the protein MFKLAHISDLHVSGYNYMKPWGENLIDLLEDLKPNYVVVTGDLTDDGYLYEYELAHYFLQKIKFTTFVVPGNHDARNEGYQVFEEFFGSRFPYFENEKVVLLGIDSTEPDIDDGHVGRENYHLIREKLGGSSKFKIMCLHHHLIPIPYTGRERNIPVDAGDVLKICVEEGINCVLSGHKHYPWIWQLEKTFYITAGTATSRRLKGYSYPSFNVLHVTEDLLKIDIVNVHEKRIQETKEYPIV; this is encoded by the coding sequence ATGTTTAAATTGGCCCACATTTCAGACTTACACGTAAGTGGCTATAACTATATGAAACCTTGGGGAGAAAATCTTATTGACTTGTTAGAAGATCTTAAACCAAACTATGTAGTAGTAACTGGGGACTTAACTGATGATGGTTACTTGTATGAGTATGAACTGGCCCACTATTTTTTGCAGAAAATAAAATTTACCACTTTTGTTGTACCTGGGAATCATGACGCCAGAAATGAAGGCTATCAAGTGTTTGAAGAATTTTTTGGTAGCCGTTTCCCATATTTTGAGAACGAAAAGGTAGTACTTCTGGGTATAGATTCAACTGAACCAGATATTGATGACGGTCATGTGGGCAGAGAAAACTATCACTTGATTAGAGAAAAACTTGGAGGTTCAAGTAAATTTAAAATAATGTGTTTACATCATCATTTAATACCTATTCCTTACACTGGACGGGAGAGAAATATACCCGTTGATGCCGGCGATGTACTAAAAATTTGCGTTGAGGAAGGAATAAATTGTGTTTTATCTGGCCATAAACATTATCCCTGGATATGGCAGTTAGAAAAGACCTTTTACATAACCGCAGGTACAGCTACATCGCGCCGTCTCAAAGGTTATTCTTACCCTTCTTTTAACGTACTTCACGTTACTGAAGATTTACTCAAAATAGATATCGTAAACGTTCACGAAAAAAGGATTCAAGAAACAAAAGAATATCCTATAGTTTAA
- a CDS encoding phenylacetate--CoA ligase family protein has protein sequence MYQPRLETLPREELEKLQLKRLRATLRHIQENNQTYFQRFGDFSPEDIKTLADLRNLPFITKDELREAYPFKLACAPKEDFVRFHMSSGTTGTPVINPYTRSDVEQWAEIMARCLSAATLTHKDVFQITPGFGLFNGGFGFHYGAERIGCFVVPIGPGRTLMQLKFIKDFGTTAIAAISSYPLRLIEVAKAEGFDFKKSKLRVGIFGAEVWSNETRKFIEEEMGIETFDIIGMTETGGVGLGIDCIAKAGIHVWEDHYIVEIVDPETGELLPDGEEGELVITTLTREGLPLIRYRTRDITRVVSRGRCACGRTMLRLARIKGRTDDMLKVKGVNFYPRQIEEIIMAHPETLPDYLIRIGKKEGKDFIEILVESRTLDETLKKRLEEEIYNYLGFRAQVILLPEGQIPRREGKAVRVEKIEE, from the coding sequence ATGTATCAACCAAGGCTTGAAACTTTACCCCGCGAAGAACTGGAAAAACTTCAACTTAAAAGACTTAGAGCTACCCTAAGACATATTCAGGAAAATAATCAAACCTATTTCCAGAGATTTGGAGATTTTTCCCCTGAAGACATAAAAACCCTCGCTGATCTCAGAAATCTCCCCTTTATTACTAAAGACGAACTAAGAGAGGCTTATCCCTTTAAACTAGCCTGCGCCCCCAAAGAAGACTTCGTGCGCTTTCACATGTCTTCAGGCACAACCGGTACTCCGGTTATCAATCCTTACACCCGTTCAGACGTGGAACAATGGGCTGAGATTATGGCTCGCTGTCTTTCGGCAGCCACCCTTACCCACAAGGACGTTTTTCAGATAACCCCTGGTTTTGGCCTTTTTAACGGCGGTTTTGGTTTCCATTATGGAGCCGAAAGAATTGGCTGCTTTGTAGTACCCATAGGCCCAGGGCGAACTCTTATGCAACTTAAGTTTATCAAAGACTTCGGCACTACCGCCATAGCGGCTATTTCTTCCTATCCTTTACGCCTTATTGAAGTGGCCAAGGCCGAAGGGTTTGACTTTAAAAAAAGCAAACTCAGAGTGGGCATTTTTGGGGCCGAGGTCTGGAGTAACGAGACCCGTAAATTCATAGAAGAAGAAATGGGCATAGAGACCTTTGATATAATCGGCATGACAGAAACCGGAGGCGTAGGGTTAGGTATTGATTGTATTGCCAAAGCAGGCATTCACGTTTGGGAAGACCATTACATCGTGGAAATTGTTGACCCTGAAACCGGTGAACTGTTACCAGATGGCGAAGAAGGCGAACTGGTAATAACCACTTTAACCCGTGAAGGCCTTCCCCTGATACGCTATCGCACCAGGGATATTACCAGAGTAGTCTCAAGAGGGCGCTGTGCCTGTGGGCGCACCATGTTGCGGCTTGCCCGCATTAAGGGCCGCACTGATGATATGCTAAAAGTCAAAGGGGTTAACTTCTATCCTCGTCAGATTGAAGAGATCATCATGGCCCATCCGGAAACCCTTCCCGACTATTTGATAAGAATTGGTAAAAAAGAAGGCAAAGATTTCATAGAAATTCTCGTGGAAAGCCGCACCCTTGATGAAACCCTTAAAAAACGCCTGGAAGAGGAAATCTACAATTACTTAGGATTTAGGGCCCAGGTGATCCTTCTTCCTGAGGGGCAGATTCCACGGCGCGAAGGAAAGGCCGTAAGGGTTGAAAAAATAGAAGAATAG
- a CDS encoding cytochrome c3 family protein — protein MNKSSLILGIIVGIVVAAFGSLIAASKIVSSNEVKFCASCHPMKTFYETWEASVHGPAQKGAMKAKCADCHLPHDGFTNYLITKMKAGLNDYLANMQGKGSTPQYWLERWAKQGADKHVYESSCRKCHQELVAPGIPLKAFSAHRQYELGMTKETCISCHRNVGHGNLMMVMQEKAASQKLAKNEK, from the coding sequence ATGAACAAAAGTAGCTTGATTTTAGGGATAATTGTCGGGATAGTAGTTGCTGCCTTTGGTTCTCTAATTGCTGCCTCCAAAATAGTTTCTTCTAATGAGGTGAAATTTTGTGCATCATGTCATCCAATGAAAACTTTTTACGAAACTTGGGAAGCCAGTGTGCATGGTCCTGCTCAAAAAGGCGCTATGAAGGCCAAATGTGCGGATTGTCATCTGCCCCATGATGGTTTTACGAATTATTTGATAACTAAAATGAAGGCGGGATTAAATGATTACCTTGCCAATATGCAGGGCAAAGGAAGTACTCCCCAATATTGGCTTGAGCGCTGGGCCAAACAAGGGGCTGACAAACACGTTTATGAGTCTAGCTGTCGCAAATGCCACCAGGAATTAGTTGCTCCCGGAATCCCACTTAAGGCCTTTAGTGCTCACCGTCAATATGAATTAGGAATGACTAAAGAAACATGTATTTCTTGTCACCGTAATGTAGGCCATGGCAATTTAATGATGGTGATGCAGGAGAAGGCAGCTTCCCAAAAGCTGGCTAAAAATGAAAAATAA
- a CDS encoding tRNA dihydrouridine synthase has product MSKRIVALAPLAGFTESAFRRLSRELGANLTWTELVSADALLAKGLDLPNSYVSAAERPIRFQLHGYDEKKLAKAAELVLTKIRPDGLDLNAGCPAPKVLKTGGGAALLGDLPRLFRLARTLSEISHGFGVDFSVKFRLGLKEDQLEKIAETLLKAGVDILVLHPRTAKQGFSGKARWERIKDLAILAKGKAQVYGSGDITCLKDLGIFFGETKAQGVLIGRAALTRTWIFAEWKLAQEFELNFYGRLSLLRKLDFYLSEYRSQEERLRILKTFAPKFLKSMPYKRKFLPLILKAKDFEFFWKGLEYWAETCR; this is encoded by the coding sequence ATGAGCAAGCGCATAGTTGCCCTAGCCCCTCTGGCTGGTTTTACCGAAAGCGCCTTTAGGAGGCTTTCCCGCGAACTCGGTGCTAACCTTACCTGGACGGAGCTTGTCAGTGCGGACGCCCTTTTGGCCAAAGGCCTTGATTTACCGAACAGTTATGTTTCAGCAGCTGAGCGGCCAATTCGTTTCCAGCTCCACGGCTACGATGAAAAGAAGCTAGCCAAAGCAGCAGAACTGGTTTTAACCAAAATTAGGCCTGATGGCCTTGATTTAAACGCCGGTTGCCCGGCCCCCAAAGTCCTAAAAACCGGAGGAGGAGCCGCTCTTCTAGGAGACCTACCCAGACTATTTCGCCTTGCCCGCACTCTTTCCGAAATAAGCCACGGATTTGGTGTAGATTTCTCCGTTAAGTTTAGACTTGGCCTAAAAGAAGACCAGCTTGAAAAGATAGCTGAGACCCTTCTTAAGGCAGGTGTGGATATACTTGTCCTTCACCCTCGCACGGCCAAACAGGGTTTTAGCGGTAAGGCCCGCTGGGAAAGAATAAAAGACCTTGCTATTCTGGCTAAGGGGAAGGCCCAAGTTTACGGAAGTGGGGATATAACTTGCCTGAAAGACCTGGGGATATTTTTTGGCGAAACCAAGGCCCAGGGAGTTCTCATCGGCCGCGCCGCCCTGACCCGAACCTGGATTTTTGCCGAATGGAAACTAGCGCAGGAATTTGAACTTAACTTTTATGGTCGTCTCTCTCTTTTGCGAAAACTTGACTTTTATCTATCAGAGTATCGTTCTCAAGAAGAACGATTACGAATACTAAAAACATTTGCTCCCAAATTTTTGAAATCCATGCCTTACAAACGCAAATTTTTGCCTTTGATTCTCAAGGCCAAAGATTTTGAATTTTTTTGGAAAGGCCTTGAGTATTGGGCAGAAACATGCCGATAG
- a CDS encoding multiheme c-type cytochrome, whose protein sequence is MRVGRVFSICFLSMFFVLGLSLVQAQAQKQYTNLAGKKLVIIRGYSKEAIQCIECHSKKTPGIVADWKMSRMAHAGVSCYDCHVVPKNSPMASQCAGIKGTNIYTSPLVSPKTCAKCHPSEVEQFEKSAHAKMASVPVVESKKMAKLMYHYEGGIFMGVPEGDPRTTASKRTGCADCHGGKIELGPDNKPLPGTWPSGIGQRYPDGSAGNCAVCHTRHKFSIAEARKPTACDKCHIGPDHPNVETYLGSQHGKRYHAEGNKWKWDSAPDAWEPGDYSAPTCATCHMSGIGELATTHNVAERLKWRLYSPISDIRKGARGDGMKGRENMKKVCINCHSPLHTESFFKNLDDAVALYNTYAKNVQKMLADLKSKNLLKDDPWKDPVQELWYYLWHHTGRRARMGYAMGGPDWSHWHGFFQIFQLYKDIEDLYNYRIKHGKIEELSPVMSTGPY, encoded by the coding sequence ATGAGGGTAGGCAGGGTTTTTAGTATTTGTTTTCTATCCATGTTTTTTGTCTTAGGGCTAAGCCTAGTTCAGGCTCAGGCCCAGAAGCAGTACACTAATCTGGCTGGCAAAAAATTAGTTATTATCAGGGGGTATTCTAAAGAAGCCATTCAATGTATTGAGTGTCACTCTAAAAAAACCCCTGGCATTGTGGCCGACTGGAAGATGAGCCGCATGGCCCATGCCGGTGTCTCCTGTTATGACTGTCACGTAGTGCCTAAAAATTCTCCTATGGCCAGTCAATGTGCCGGTATTAAGGGGACTAACATTTATACCTCTCCCCTGGTTTCACCTAAGACCTGTGCTAAGTGCCACCCTTCAGAAGTGGAACAGTTTGAAAAAAGCGCCCACGCTAAAATGGCCAGTGTACCGGTGGTAGAAAGTAAAAAAATGGCAAAACTTATGTACCATTATGAAGGTGGAATATTTATGGGTGTTCCTGAAGGAGACCCACGTACCACTGCATCCAAACGTACTGGTTGTGCAGATTGTCACGGTGGGAAAATAGAACTTGGTCCTGATAACAAGCCTCTTCCTGGCACCTGGCCTTCTGGTATTGGTCAGCGTTATCCAGATGGTAGTGCCGGCAATTGTGCTGTTTGTCATACTCGTCATAAGTTTAGTATAGCTGAAGCACGTAAGCCTACTGCTTGTGATAAGTGCCACATTGGTCCTGACCATCCGAACGTGGAAACTTATTTAGGTAGCCAGCACGGTAAGCGCTACCACGCAGAAGGAAATAAATGGAAGTGGGATTCTGCTCCTGATGCCTGGGAGCCTGGTGATTACTCCGCTCCAACCTGTGCTACTTGTCACATGAGTGGAATTGGTGAACTGGCTACTACCCATAACGTGGCTGAACGTCTGAAATGGCGCCTTTACTCTCCTATTAGTGATATCCGTAAGGGTGCTCGTGGTGACGGTATGAAAGGCCGTGAAAATATGAAGAAAGTTTGTATCAACTGTCACTCTCCTCTTCACACCGAATCTTTCTTCAAAAACCTTGATGATGCCGTGGCGCTTTACAACACCTATGCCAAGAATGTTCAAAAGATGTTGGCTGACCTCAAATCTAAAAATCTGTTAAAAGATGACCCTTGGAAAGATCCCGTGCAGGAGCTCTGGTATTACCTCTGGCATCACACCGGACGCCGCGCTCGTATGGGTTATGCCATGGGTGGGCCAGACTGGTCACACTGGCATGGTTTCTTCCAGATCTTCCAGTTGTATAAAGACATTGAAGATCTGTATAACTACCGGATTAAGCACGGAAAGATTGAAGAACTTAGCCCGGTCATGTCCACAGGTCCGTATTAA